A portion of the Hoylesella buccalis ATCC 35310 genome contains these proteins:
- a CDS encoding MFS transporter, translating into MVETFQKKLSDSPAWRWTALVLLASAMFFAYIFVDILSPLQEFLQTQHGWDPIAYGRFAGSEPFLNVFVFFLIFAGIILDKMGVRFTAILSGAVMVVGASINYYALTEGFEASSLKVWFDNNLNLPLSAWNVTPFYDGMPASAKLSAIGFMIFGCGAEMAGITVSRGIVKWFKGKEMALAMGIEMAIARVGVAVVVIASPAIASIHPIDVSRPVAYELLLLIIGLICFIVYGFMDKKLDAQGVEEEKDDPFKVSDIGKILSLKMFWIVALLCVLYYSAIFPFQKYAINMLQCNLNFTAEQAGMVFFVFPLGAAAVTPFLGNFLDRKGKGASMLILGALLMVICHLVFAFVVPATQSVIITYAAIILLGISFSLVPAALWPSVPKLIDDKLIGSAYALIFWIQNIGLYAFPMIIGSVLRSSNPGVTDPLKYNYTVPMLVFASLGVIALVLGFLLKALDKKKGYGLEQPNIQK; encoded by the coding sequence ATGGTTGAAACATTTCAAAAGAAACTGAGTGACTCTCCAGCATGGCGCTGGACTGCCCTGGTATTACTGGCATCGGCAATGTTCTTTGCCTACATCTTCGTTGACATTCTGTCGCCTTTACAAGAATTTTTACAAACACAACACGGTTGGGACCCTATAGCCTACGGCCGTTTTGCGGGTTCTGAACCATTCTTGAACGTATTTGTATTCTTCCTCATTTTCGCAGGTATCATCCTGGATAAGATGGGTGTGCGCTTCACAGCCATTCTTTCAGGTGCCGTCATGGTAGTTGGTGCTTCCATCAACTATTACGCATTGACAGAAGGTTTCGAAGCAAGCAGTCTGAAGGTATGGTTTGATAACAATTTGAACCTGCCGCTCTCGGCCTGGAATGTTACACCATTTTATGATGGCATGCCAGCCTCAGCCAAACTATCAGCCATCGGATTCATGATTTTTGGTTGTGGAGCTGAAATGGCTGGTATCACGGTTTCGCGTGGTATTGTGAAGTGGTTTAAGGGTAAAGAAATGGCGTTGGCCATGGGAATCGAAATGGCTATTGCCCGTGTGGGTGTCGCCGTGGTTGTCATTGCTTCGCCAGCCATCGCCTCTATCCATCCAATCGACGTTTCACGGCCTGTCGCTTACGAGCTTCTTTTACTGATTATTGGTTTGATATGCTTTATTGTTTATGGTTTCATGGACAAGAAGTTGGATGCACAAGGCGTGGAAGAAGAGAAAGATGATCCATTCAAAGTGTCGGACATTGGAAAGATATTATCACTGAAAATGTTCTGGATTGTGGCGCTACTCTGCGTTCTTTACTATTCAGCCATCTTCCCTTTCCAAAAATACGCCATCAACATGTTGCAATGCAACCTTAACTTTACGGCCGAACAAGCAGGTATGGTGTTCTTCGTATTTCCATTAGGTGCCGCTGCCGTCACTCCTTTCTTAGGCAATTTCCTCGACCGCAAAGGTAAAGGAGCGTCCATGCTCATCTTAGGCGCGTTGCTCATGGTGATATGCCACCTTGTGTTTGCGTTCGTCGTACCAGCCACACAAAGCGTCATCATTACCTATGCCGCCATCATCTTGTTAGGCATTTCGTTCTCATTGGTTCCGGCTGCACTGTGGCCTTCTGTTCCAAAGCTGATTGATGACAAACTCATTGGTTCGGCATACGCATTGATTTTCTGGATTCAGAACATCGGTCTTTATGCCTTCCCCATGATCATTGGTTCTGTGTTGCGTTCATCCAACCCTGGTGTTACCGACCCATTGAAGTACAACTACACCGTACCCATGTTGGTATTCGCCTCTTTGGGCGTAATCGCTCTTGTCTTGGGATTCCTGTTGAAAGCCCTTGACAAGAAGAAAGGTTATGGCTTGGAACAACCAAACATCCAAAAGTAG
- a CDS encoding S9 family peptidase, with protein sequence MKKTTLLLATVALLFGGSFANAQNTVKDQNATFKVGSDLMTPEALWAMGRIGGATASPDGKQVVYQVGYYSVKQNKSQQMLFVMDADGKNKRQLTTGQQSETDGAWIDQGRRIAFITGGQLWSMNADGSDRKQLTNSSVDIEGFKFSPDERKVILIKSLPYHGTIQANPADLPLATGRLATDMNYRHWDHYVETIAHPFVADFDGSRINDDIDILQGEPFECPTAPFGGTEQLAWSPDSKSIAYTCRKKEGVQYAISTDTDIYLYDVATGKTKNLCKPSGYKEPAIDATKSMKNQAVNHQPGDMNVGYDTNPQFSSNGKYIAWQSMAHNGYESDRNRLCVYTLADGTKNYVTEQFDSNVDAYCWGNDNNTFYFIGVWHGKTHVYQTNLKGQIKQLTDGQYDYGSLQLLGRKGQLLVTRHSMSHPDDLFVLTPSKKEKRSQVTQITDENKHIFDQLAIGKVEERWTKTTDGKDMLSWIVLPPHFDANKKYPTLLFCEGGPQSPVSQFWSYRWNLQIMAAHGYIVVAPNRRGLPGFGSAWNEEISGDWTGQCMNDYLSAIDDAANNLPYVDKDRLGAVGASFGGFSVYYLAGHHDKRFKCFISHDGAFNLESMYTDTEEAWFSNWEYEDAYWNKDQTANAKRTYQNSPHQFVDKWDTPILCIHGEKDYRINANQGMGAFNAARLRGIPAELLIFPDENHWVLKPQNGILWQRTFFNWLDRWLKK encoded by the coding sequence ATGAAAAAAACAACACTCCTTTTAGCAACTGTCGCCCTCTTGTTTGGCGGCAGTTTTGCAAATGCACAGAACACCGTGAAAGATCAAAACGCAACATTCAAAGTGGGCAGTGACCTCATGACACCAGAAGCCTTATGGGCCATGGGACGCATTGGTGGTGCCACAGCTTCACCAGATGGCAAACAAGTTGTCTACCAAGTAGGCTACTACAGTGTGAAACAAAACAAAAGTCAGCAGATGCTGTTCGTCATGGATGCAGACGGAAAAAACAAACGTCAGCTCACAACAGGACAGCAAAGCGAAACAGATGGCGCATGGATTGATCAGGGACGACGCATCGCTTTCATCACAGGAGGCCAGCTTTGGTCAATGAATGCCGACGGAAGTGACCGAAAACAGCTCACAAACAGCAGCGTGGACATTGAAGGATTCAAGTTTTCACCAGACGAAAGAAAAGTCATCCTCATCAAGTCACTTCCCTATCATGGCACCATTCAAGCCAATCCTGCTGACCTTCCACTGGCTACAGGGCGACTCGCTACTGACATGAACTACCGCCATTGGGATCACTATGTTGAAACAATCGCACATCCTTTCGTGGCAGACTTTGACGGTTCAAGAATCAATGATGACATAGACATTTTGCAAGGCGAGCCTTTCGAGTGCCCAACCGCTCCTTTCGGAGGAACAGAACAGCTTGCTTGGAGCCCCGATTCTAAGTCAATTGCTTACACATGCCGTAAGAAAGAAGGTGTGCAATACGCCATTTCCACCGATACAGACATCTACTTATATGATGTTGCAACAGGCAAAACCAAAAACCTTTGCAAGCCATCTGGCTACAAAGAACCTGCCATCGATGCCACAAAATCGATGAAGAATCAAGCGGTGAATCATCAACCAGGCGATATGAATGTTGGTTACGACACCAATCCTCAGTTCTCTTCGAACGGCAAATACATTGCTTGGCAGAGCATGGCGCACAATGGTTATGAGAGCGACCGCAACCGCTTGTGCGTCTATACACTTGCGGATGGAACGAAAAACTATGTCACCGAACAGTTTGACAGCAATGTTGACGCATATTGCTGGGGCAATGATAACAACACATTCTACTTCATTGGTGTATGGCATGGCAAGACACATGTCTATCAAACCAACCTGAAAGGCCAAATCAAACAACTCACTGATGGACAATACGACTACGGTAGCCTACAGCTGTTGGGCCGTAAGGGACAGCTACTCGTTACGCGCCACTCGATGTCACACCCAGATGATTTGTTTGTTCTCACTCCGTCAAAGAAGGAAAAGCGTTCACAAGTGACACAAATAACAGATGAAAACAAACATATCTTTGATCAATTGGCCATTGGAAAAGTTGAAGAGCGTTGGACAAAGACAACAGATGGCAAGGACATGCTCAGCTGGATCGTTCTTCCTCCACACTTCGATGCCAACAAGAAATACCCTACTCTGCTGTTCTGTGAAGGTGGTCCTCAAAGCCCAGTCAGTCAGTTCTGGAGCTATAGATGGAACTTACAAATCATGGCAGCACACGGCTATATCGTTGTTGCACCAAACCGTCGTGGTCTTCCTGGCTTCGGTTCGGCATGGAACGAAGAGATTTCTGGCGATTGGACAGGACAATGTATGAACGATTATCTATCGGCCATCGACGACGCAGCAAACAATCTTCCCTACGTGGACAAAGACCGATTGGGAGCTGTTGGCGCCTCTTTCGGTGGATTCTCGGTTTATTATCTTGCCGGTCATCATGACAAACGATTCAAATGTTTCATCTCTCACGATGGTGCATTCAACCTCGAGAGCATGTATACTGACACCGAAGAGGCCTGGTTCTCCAACTGGGAATACGAAGATGCCTACTGGAACAAAGACCAAACAGCCAATGCAAAGCGTACATACCAGAACAGTCCTCATCAGTTTGTTGATAAATGGGACACGCCTATCCTCTGCATACATGGTGAAAAGGATTATCGTATCAACGCCAATCAAGGCATGGGAGCCTTCAATGCCGCCCGTTTGCGTGGCATTCCAGCCGAACTACTTATCTTCCCCGATGAGAACCACTGGGTGCTGAAACCACAAAATGGCATTCTTTGGCAACGCACTTTCTTCAACTGGTTAGACCGCTGGCTGAAGAAATAA
- the yidC gene encoding membrane protein insertase YidC, with the protein MDKNTITGLVLMGLLLIGFSWWSQPSSEQKAEMMRQDSIAAVMKQKAETNKKNAEAKHLAEQKAKQEADTTALFHEALQGDAQDIVLQNEKLQLTLNTKGGTVTKAVIKGFKDKEGNRDVTLLDEKVHRLNFTLSTKDANIATQDLFFQPSAQTDSTVTLTANAGQGKSMVLTYKLGPNYLLHMSMQVMGMNGLFAPDTKVMNVNWKDKCRQQEKGFTFENRYSTLTYHEEDGGTDKLSETSEKVDEQIDKKIDWVAFKNQFFSAVMIAKHDFNTGALLTSIPQQKGSGFLKEYEAKLKTFFDPTGQTPSEFEFYFGPNDFRLLNRVEQQSTFNKDLELQRLVYLGWPLFRIINRWFTIYVFDWLSKWFPMGVVLILITLLLKVITFPMVKKSYMSSAKMRVLKPKLDAATAQYNKPEDQMQKQQAMMAEYSKYGVSPLSGCLPMLIQMPIWIAMFNFVPNAIQLRGESFLWINDLSTYDPVIEWNRNIWLIGDHLSLTCILFCVANVLYSWMTMRQQRDQMVGQQAEQMKMMQWMMYLMPVMFFFMFNDYSSGLNFYYFVSLFFSAAIMWTLRKTTNDEKLLKILEARYEENKANPKKLSGMAARLQAMQEQQQAMQRKREELERKKRKL; encoded by the coding sequence ATGGATAAAAATACTATTACCGGACTCGTGCTGATGGGTCTGCTGCTGATTGGGTTCAGCTGGTGGTCGCAACCCTCTTCCGAACAAAAGGCAGAAATGATGCGCCAAGACTCCATTGCTGCGGTCATGAAGCAAAAGGCAGAAACCAACAAAAAGAATGCGGAAGCCAAACATTTGGCTGAACAGAAAGCCAAGCAAGAAGCTGACACCACGGCTCTTTTCCATGAAGCCTTACAGGGTGACGCACAGGATATCGTTTTGCAAAACGAGAAACTGCAACTTACTTTGAACACCAAAGGAGGAACAGTCACCAAAGCTGTGATTAAGGGATTCAAGGACAAAGAAGGAAATAGGGATGTAACGTTGCTGGATGAAAAGGTTCATCGTTTGAACTTCACCCTATCCACCAAAGACGCCAATATCGCTACACAAGACCTCTTCTTCCAACCTTCGGCACAGACAGACTCCACCGTTACGCTCACAGCCAATGCGGGTCAGGGAAAGTCTATGGTGCTTACTTATAAATTAGGGCCAAACTATCTCCTACACATGTCCATGCAAGTGATGGGCATGAACGGTCTTTTTGCGCCAGATACGAAAGTCATGAACGTGAACTGGAAAGACAAATGCAGACAGCAGGAGAAAGGTTTTACATTTGAGAATCGCTATTCAACCCTTACTTATCATGAGGAAGATGGTGGCACAGATAAGCTCAGTGAAACTTCTGAGAAAGTAGATGAGCAAATCGACAAGAAGATTGACTGGGTTGCTTTTAAGAACCAGTTCTTCTCAGCTGTGATGATTGCCAAGCACGACTTTAATACTGGTGCCTTGTTGACCAGCATTCCTCAGCAGAAAGGCAGTGGCTTCTTGAAAGAGTATGAGGCGAAATTGAAAACCTTCTTTGACCCAACTGGGCAAACACCATCTGAATTTGAATTCTATTTCGGCCCAAATGATTTCCGTTTACTCAACCGAGTTGAGCAACAGAGTACTTTCAATAAAGACCTTGAATTGCAGAGATTGGTATACCTTGGTTGGCCATTGTTCCGCATTATCAACCGTTGGTTCACCATCTATGTATTCGATTGGCTATCCAAATGGTTCCCCATGGGCGTAGTACTCATCTTAATCACCTTATTATTAAAGGTCATTACCTTCCCAATGGTTAAGAAGAGCTACATGAGTTCGGCCAAGATGCGTGTCTTAAAACCAAAACTTGACGCTGCCACGGCACAATACAATAAGCCTGAAGACCAGATGCAGAAGCAGCAAGCCATGATGGCTGAATATTCTAAATATGGCGTTAGTCCTCTTTCTGGCTGTCTGCCAATGCTCATTCAGATGCCTATTTGGATTGCTATGTTCAACTTTGTGCCAAACGCTATTCAACTACGTGGTGAAAGTTTCCTTTGGATTAACGACTTGAGTACATACGATCCAGTGATTGAATGGAACAGAAACATTTGGCTCATTGGTGACCACCTGTCACTCACCTGTATTCTTTTCTGTGTGGCCAACGTGCTCTATAGCTGGATGACCATGCGCCAACAGCGCGATCAGATGGTGGGACAGCAAGCCGAACAAATGAAGATGATGCAATGGATGATGTATCTCATGCCAGTGATGTTCTTCTTCATGTTCAACGACTATTCATCAGGCCTTAACTTCTATTACTTTGTTTCACTGTTCTTCAGTGCAGCCATCATGTGGACTTTGCGTAAGACGACCAACGATGAGAAGCTGCTTAAGATTCTCGAAGCACGATATGAAGAGAACAAAGCAAACCCGAAGAAGCTAAGTGGCATGGCGGCTCGCTTGCAAGCCATGCAGGAACAACAGCAAGCCATGCAACGCAAAAGAGAAGAACTTGAAAGAAAAAAACGTAAACTATAA
- a CDS encoding CTP synthase, giving the protein MAETKYIFVTGGVVSSLGKGIISSSIGKLLQARGYNITIQKFDPYINIDPGTLNPYEHGECYVTTDGMETDLDLGHYERFTGIQTTKANSLTTGRIYKAVIDKERRGDYLGKTIQVVPHITDEIKRNVKLLGQKYHYDFVITEIGGTVGDIESTPFLEAIRQLKWELGKNALSVHLTYVPYLKAAGELKTKPTQHSVKELQSIGIQPDVLVLRTEKHLKDDVLHKVASFCNVDFDCVIQSEDLPSIYEVPVNMQNQGLDVAILKKMGLEVKETPTLGPWKSFLERRNRAKEEVHIGLVGKYDLQDAYKSIRESLSQAGTYNDHKTVLTFINSEKITEDNVAEMLKGQDGIVICPGFGQRGIEGKLVAAHYTRTHDIPTFGICLGMQMMVIEFARNVLGYPDANSREMDEKTEHNVIDIMEEQKNITNMGGTMRLGAYECQLKQDSRVFNIYRQEFIQERHRHRFEFNTAFIKEFEKAGMMCVGKNPESNLVEVVEIPGLKWYIGTQFHPEYQSTVLKPHPLFVDFIKTVIQNQKK; this is encoded by the coding sequence GTGGCTGAAACAAAGTATATATTCGTTACGGGTGGTGTAGTTTCATCACTTGGTAAAGGTATCATTTCATCTTCTATTGGTAAGCTTTTACAAGCAAGAGGTTACAACATTACCATTCAAAAATTTGACCCTTACATCAATATCGATCCCGGTACACTCAACCCTTACGAACATGGAGAGTGCTATGTAACGACCGATGGTATGGAAACCGATTTGGACTTAGGCCACTACGAGCGCTTTACCGGCATACAAACCACCAAGGCTAACTCGCTGACAACCGGTCGTATCTACAAGGCGGTGATTGACAAAGAACGGCGAGGCGACTACCTGGGCAAGACCATTCAGGTGGTTCCTCACATCACAGACGAAATTAAACGCAACGTGAAGCTGTTGGGACAGAAGTATCATTATGACTTTGTCATCACGGAGATTGGAGGTACAGTGGGCGATATCGAGTCAACACCTTTCCTGGAAGCTATCCGTCAATTAAAATGGGAACTGGGTAAGAACGCCTTGAGCGTACACCTCACATACGTTCCTTACTTGAAAGCTGCGGGAGAGTTGAAGACCAAACCAACGCAGCACAGCGTGAAAGAACTGCAAAGCATTGGTATACAACCCGACGTACTGGTGTTGCGCACCGAGAAACACTTGAAGGATGATGTTTTACATAAGGTGGCTTCGTTCTGCAATGTGGATTTTGATTGTGTGATTCAGAGCGAGGATTTGCCAAGTATCTACGAAGTTCCGGTGAACATGCAGAACCAAGGTCTGGACGTAGCCATTCTTAAAAAGATGGGATTGGAAGTAAAAGAAACGCCAACCCTTGGTCCATGGAAGAGTTTTCTGGAGCGAAGAAACAGAGCGAAGGAAGAGGTTCACATCGGTTTGGTTGGCAAGTACGACCTTCAAGACGCTTATAAGAGTATTCGAGAGAGCCTTTCACAGGCTGGCACCTATAACGACCACAAGACTGTATTGACGTTCATCAACTCGGAAAAGATCACTGAAGACAACGTTGCAGAAATGTTGAAAGGGCAAGACGGCATTGTTATTTGTCCTGGATTCGGGCAGCGCGGCATAGAAGGTAAGCTGGTTGCGGCTCATTATACACGCACACACGACATCCCTACCTTTGGTATTTGTCTGGGTATGCAGATGATGGTGATAGAATTTGCACGCAACGTGCTGGGCTATCCTGATGCCAACAGTAGAGAGATGGATGAAAAGACAGAGCATAATGTCATTGACATCATGGAGGAACAGAAGAACATCACCAACATGGGAGGTACGATGCGTCTGGGTGCTTACGAATGTCAACTGAAACAAGATTCACGCGTGTTCAACATCTATCGACAGGAATTCATACAAGAACGTCACCGTCACCGTTTTGAATTCAACACCGCTTTCATCAAAGAATTCGAGAAGGCGGGCATGATGTGCGTAGGAAAGAATCCTGAAAGTAACCTCGTTGAAGTAGTAGAAATACCTGGTTTGAAGTGGTACATCGGTACACAGTTCCACCCAGAGTATCAGAGTACAGTGCTTAAACCACACCCATTATTCGTCGATTTCATCAAGACGGTTATTCAAAATCAGAAGAAATAA
- a CDS encoding DUF3078 domain-containing protein, translating to MKFKSTALLFLSALAMNAYGESLRGVIHHPVDTVAPFVKTYTDSLKNYKMQLDSLQKVNASLNSLLNDKNGKYSRLFLPMTFYHNISHNQFRLSEDPVTNSMLNETLERALLRVYLKRPDLVRNTQTRLNAQGLVSTSQDATIKTKTAIVEKVAPTPTEALPVPVDVVIKKPNFWKFSGDGYLQFLQNYVSGNWYKAGESNYSMLGTVTLNANYNNKQKVKWDNKLEMKLGFQTSKSDTLHALKTHTDDIRYTSSFGLQASKRWYYSLQLIANTQFMRGYRNNDERVYSDFLSPLNVELSLGMRYNVDSFKGKLKGNVNIAPFAYHYRYVGREDLVTRFGIEKGKHYVDDYGSSLNIDLTWKFSDMVRWKTRLYGYTSYKRTEMEWENTLTVQFTKYLSTNLYVYPRFDDSRKRDDHHGYFMYKEYLSVGLSYSF from the coding sequence ATGAAATTTAAAAGCACAGCGTTATTGTTCTTGTCAGCTCTTGCTATGAATGCTTATGGGGAGAGTTTACGTGGCGTTATCCACCATCCTGTGGATACCGTTGCTCCTTTCGTAAAAACGTATACAGATTCACTGAAAAACTATAAGATGCAGCTTGATTCGCTGCAGAAGGTTAATGCGTCATTGAACAGTTTGCTCAATGACAAGAATGGCAAATACTCGAGATTGTTTTTGCCTATGACGTTTTACCATAACATCAGCCACAATCAGTTTCGACTGTCTGAAGACCCCGTAACCAATTCTATGCTCAACGAAACGCTGGAGAGAGCTTTGCTCCGCGTTTATTTGAAGCGTCCTGATCTTGTTCGGAACACGCAGACACGTCTCAATGCGCAGGGCCTGGTCTCAACAAGTCAAGATGCAACCATCAAGACGAAGACCGCCATCGTAGAGAAAGTGGCACCCACACCCACCGAAGCTTTACCTGTTCCAGTAGACGTAGTCATCAAAAAACCTAATTTCTGGAAATTCTCGGGCGATGGCTATCTTCAATTCCTGCAAAACTATGTATCAGGCAACTGGTACAAGGCAGGCGAGAGCAACTATTCGATGCTGGGCACTGTGACGCTAAATGCCAATTACAACAATAAGCAGAAAGTGAAATGGGACAATAAGCTGGAGATGAAATTAGGTTTCCAAACCTCCAAGAGTGATACCCTGCACGCGCTTAAAACCCATACTGACGATATCAGATACACGAGCAGCTTTGGTCTGCAAGCCTCCAAGAGATGGTACTATTCTCTGCAACTTATTGCCAACACTCAGTTCATGCGTGGCTATCGTAACAACGACGAGCGCGTATACTCCGATTTCCTCTCTCCGTTGAACGTTGAATTATCCCTGGGTATGCGGTACAACGTCGACTCGTTTAAGGGCAAGCTCAAGGGAAATGTCAACATAGCTCCGTTTGCCTACCATTATCGTTATGTGGGACGTGAAGATTTGGTAACAAGATTTGGTATCGAAAAAGGTAAACATTATGTAGACGACTATGGTTCGAGTTTGAACATTGATCTCACCTGGAAGTTCTCTGATATGGTTCGATGGAAGACGCGTTTGTACGGTTATACGTCCTACAAACGTACCGAAATGGAGTGGGAGAATACGCTCACGGTTCAGTTTACCAAGTACCTCTCCACCAACCTGTACGTATATCCACGATTTGACGACAGTCGTAAGCGCGACGATCACCATGGATATTTCATGTACAAGGAATACCTGTCTGTTGGACTTTCTTATTCTTTCTAA
- a CDS encoding clostripain-related cysteine peptidase produces MMNRRKRLFWWVILACTMILSSCSEDEPVNVEDFNKQTILVYMPWSGDSNVSGLYNIFKENLDSIESGIKAKKGLKGSRLVVFLSKSATESELYEVKYENKEFVHQPIKTYSGHAYTTASGIAEIINDTKSAAEALNYAMIIGCHGTGWTYKANWKDYPYQAKKYNFMTRQRVTQWERTRFFGSVNDLENYATDIEVLAEGIAQTGTKMQYILFDDCYMANIETAYMLKDVCNFLIGSTSEVIAIGMPYASMWASLATPVPNYATAVNKFHEFYSNYKVASGAIAVIDCRQVDGLANIMRDINAVYTLDDKQRDSIQVLDGFKPNIFFDLGDYVDKLCQDERMKATFKAQLAKVVRSKSVTDSIYSYIYPYEKPKYIKIKNFSGITISDPTLHVAPSRGLQQTGWWKATH; encoded by the coding sequence ATGATGAATAGGAGGAAACGATTGTTTTGGTGGGTGATCTTGGCATGCACGATGATACTCTCTTCGTGCAGCGAGGATGAGCCTGTAAACGTTGAGGACTTCAATAAGCAGACCATACTGGTTTACATGCCTTGGTCAGGCGATTCGAATGTCAGCGGGCTGTATAACATTTTCAAGGAAAACCTAGACAGCATTGAGTCGGGAATAAAAGCCAAGAAAGGGTTGAAAGGCTCACGATTGGTGGTTTTCCTCAGCAAGTCGGCCACTGAATCGGAATTGTACGAGGTGAAATATGAAAACAAGGAGTTTGTACACCAACCCATCAAGACCTATTCGGGGCATGCATACACCACGGCAAGCGGTATCGCAGAAATAATCAACGACACCAAGTCGGCTGCTGAAGCCTTGAACTATGCCATGATTATTGGGTGTCATGGAACAGGTTGGACTTACAAGGCCAACTGGAAAGACTATCCATATCAGGCGAAGAAATACAACTTCATGACGCGGCAACGCGTGACCCAATGGGAACGAACACGCTTTTTTGGCAGCGTGAACGACCTGGAAAACTATGCGACAGACATCGAAGTGCTGGCTGAGGGCATTGCCCAGACGGGTACTAAAATGCAGTATATCTTGTTTGACGACTGTTACATGGCCAACATAGAAACGGCTTACATGCTGAAAGATGTATGCAACTTCTTGATTGGGTCGACCTCAGAAGTCATTGCTATCGGCATGCCTTATGCATCCATGTGGGCCAGTTTGGCCACACCAGTACCCAACTATGCCACGGCAGTAAACAAGTTTCATGAGTTTTATTCAAACTATAAGGTGGCCTCTGGAGCCATTGCCGTGATTGATTGCCGTCAAGTAGATGGGCTGGCCAACATCATGCGAGACATTAATGCCGTCTATACCTTAGACGACAAACAACGAGACAGCATCCAAGTACTGGATGGTTTCAAACCAAACATCTTCTTTGATTTGGGCGACTACGTGGACAAGCTGTGCCAAGACGAAAGAATGAAAGCAACATTCAAAGCCCAACTGGCCAAGGTTGTACGCAGCAAGAGCGTGACGGATTCAATTTATTCGTATATCTATCCATACGAAAAGCCCAAGTATATCAAGATTAAGAACTTCAGTGGAATCACCATTTCCGACCCAACCCTGCATGTTGCACCATCGCGAGGATTGCAGCAAACAGGCTGGTGGAAAGCAACACATTAG